Proteins encoded by one window of Methanobacterium sp. CWC-01:
- a CDS encoding fumarate hydratase C-terminal domain-containing protein: MVEKGRNINTPLTLDVVQQLKVGDLIIISGSIFTGRDAALPRLVKLIKKEDTPFKLEGAVIMHTAVSQAGISPTTSNKVEIEESIAPLSRAGVRIHLGKGALSPETIDDLNQYKSVFAVTPPAAALLTSKVISSEVVAFPEEGMEAIHKLEVRGVPGIVAVAQGESLY, encoded by the coding sequence ATGGTAGAAAAAGGCAGAAATATCAACACTCCACTAACTCTAGATGTGGTCCAACAGTTGAAGGTTGGTGATCTCATCATTATATCTGGCAGCATTTTCACCGGCCGCGATGCAGCCCTACCACGCCTGGTTAAACTCATAAAAAAAGAAGATACCCCATTTAAATTGGAGGGAGCAGTTATTATGCACACGGCTGTTAGCCAAGCAGGCATATCCCCCACCACCAGTAACAAAGTGGAAATCGAGGAAAGCATTGCTCCATTATCCCGGGCCGGGGTACGCATACACCTTGGTAAAGGGGCTCTTTCCCCAGAAACGATAGATGACTTGAACCAATATAAATCTGTTTTTGCAGTCACCCCCCCGGCGGCAGCTCTCCTCACCAGTAAGGTTATCTCCTCTGAAGTAGTTGCCTTCCCTGAAGAGGGTATGGAGGCCATTCATAAACTTGAAGTGCGGGGGGTTCCCGGGATAGTGGCCGTGGCCCAAGGCGAATCACTTTACTAA
- a CDS encoding tRNA (cytidine(56)-2'-O)-methyltransferase, with protein MRVEVKVLRLDHRRIRDARITTHVCLTARAFGASGVFLDGDHDQKLMENVRDVVKRWGGSFQIDYQKNWKNLLEEWKKNDGEIIHLTMYGEPVQNVTPHIKDSKKDKLVVVGGPRVPTEVYQKADWNVAVTSQPHSEVSALALFLHLLFEGQELDLEFEGGEIKVLPSPKGKKVIMGRD; from the coding sequence ATGAGAGTGGAAGTAAAGGTTTTAAGGCTGGATCACCGGCGGATACGTGACGCTAGAATTACTACACATGTATGTTTAACTGCCCGGGCATTTGGAGCATCAGGAGTATTCCTGGATGGAGACCATGACCAGAAACTCATGGAAAACGTCCGGGATGTGGTGAAAAGATGGGGTGGTTCCTTCCAGATCGATTATCAAAAAAACTGGAAAAACCTTCTAGAGGAGTGGAAAAAGAATGACGGAGAGATAATCCATCTTACCATGTACGGAGAACCTGTCCAGAATGTAACTCCCCACATAAAAGATTCCAAAAAGGACAAGCTGGTAGTGGTAGGCGGGCCCCGGGTACCTACCGAGGTATATCAGAAGGCCGACTGGAATGTGGCCGTGACCAGCCAACCCCATTCCGAGGTATCGGCCCTGGCCTTATTCCTGCACCTGCTCTTCGAGGGCCAGGAACTGGACCTCGAATTTGAGGGAGGAGAAATCAAGGTTTTACCATCCCCTAAGGGTAAGAAAGTGATTATGGGCCGGGATTAA
- a CDS encoding MJ1244 family protein — protein sequence MKVHLRVFVEVENLGKAMNALTDAGITGFYVLEYKGMSPQDWKGFSIKEDPKSAISLIRDLATDAVLICSVVEEERVEGIVKSVTDNLEGEKYTIMEVPIRRIIVNYGDKEKAERAETWLLEKEVSCFYCGENAIQRIRIDTNRAKIWCTNCGATRHYTIKGAEKGVS from the coding sequence ATGAAAGTGCATTTAAGGGTCTTTGTCGAGGTTGAAAACTTAGGAAAGGCCATGAACGCGTTAACTGATGCAGGTATAACTGGATTTTATGTTTTAGAGTATAAGGGAATGTCTCCTCAGGATTGGAAGGGTTTTTCTATTAAGGAAGATCCCAAATCTGCCATTAGTCTTATTCGGGACCTTGCAACCGATGCAGTTCTGATTTGCAGTGTGGTGGAAGAGGAAAGGGTGGAAGGAATTGTCAAATCAGTAACTGATAACCTGGAAGGAGAAAAATATACCATTATGGAAGTTCCTATCCGTCGTATAATCGTTAACTATGGCGACAAGGAAAAAGCAGAAAGGGCTGAAACCTGGTTACTGGAAAAAGAAGTTTCATGCTTTTACTGTGGAGAAAATGCCATTCAAAGAATCAGAATAGATACTAACCGGGCTAAAATATGGTGCACCAACTGTGGTGCCACCCGCCACTACACCATCAAAGGGGCGGAAAAGGGGGTATCGTAG
- the upp gene encoding uracil phosphoribosyltransferase has protein sequence MMIEVNHLLVQERLSRIRRRNVGRVEFRAGVREIGRLISYQFANSLDKEEFDVETPMGTAKGVKIKDWDDLIVVSVLRAAIPMVEGIMRVFQEAQSGVAGAWRSDEPPFPVEVGYLRLPEVDGKIVIVADPMLATGNTLVAILDRIKELGTPKRLVMFNIISAPEGLEKVLSQHPDVELYTASIDKELTCDGYIVPGLGDAGDIAFGKPCEYTCP, from the coding sequence ATGATGATAGAAGTTAACCATCTACTGGTCCAGGAGCGGTTAAGCAGGATTAGAAGACGCAACGTGGGGCGTGTTGAATTCCGAGCAGGAGTGAGAGAAATTGGGCGGTTAATCAGCTACCAATTTGCCAACAGTCTGGATAAGGAAGAATTTGACGTGGAAACTCCCATGGGTACCGCAAAGGGTGTGAAGATTAAGGACTGGGACGATCTAATTGTGGTCAGTGTACTGCGAGCCGCCATACCCATGGTGGAAGGGATTATGCGGGTATTCCAGGAGGCCCAGTCCGGAGTGGCTGGCGCGTGGAGGAGTGATGAACCCCCCTTCCCCGTGGAAGTGGGGTACTTGAGGCTTCCGGAAGTTGACGGTAAAATAGTGATTGTGGCTGATCCCATGCTGGCCACCGGGAACACTTTAGTGGCCATACTGGACCGTATTAAAGAATTGGGAACACCCAAACGATTGGTTATGTTTAACATAATCTCGGCCCCGGAGGGATTAGAAAAAGTGCTTAGCCAACATCCTGATGTGGAGTTATACACGGCCTCCATTGATAAGGAACTTACCTGTGACGGTTATATTGTTCCGGGGCTTGGTGACGCAGGAGACATCGCCTTTGGTAAGCCCTGTGAATATACCTGCCCATAA
- the oadA gene encoding sodium-extruding oxaloacetate decarboxylase subunit alpha has protein sequence MTKIRIIETAYRDAHQSLLATRMRTRDMLPIAEEMDKVGYFSLESWGGATFDSCIRYLNEDPWERLRELKEHVTKTPLQMLLRGQNLVGYKHYPDDIVRRFVEKSYENGVDVFRIFDALNDIRNMEMSIKVAKEQGAHVQVVISYTTSPYHTLEKYVEFAKELEAKDCDSLAIKDMAGLISPHDTYELIKTLKEETNLLINLHCHCTSGMTPMSYYAACEAGVDLLDTAISPLAWGASQPPTESIVAALKDTPYDTGLDLKLLNRIKKYFEEIRKKYSGILDPITERVDTDVLIYQIPGGMLSNLVSQLKEQNAMDRYQDVLDEMPRVRKEMGYPPLVTPTSQIVGIQAVMNVLSGERYKNVTQEVKEYMKGFYGRPPAPIDPEVSKKIIGDEEVITCRPADLLEPGLEKCRAEAEKLGIVNKEEDVLTYALYPAVAPKFLRGELEEEPLEPPKEDGASNDTGTVPTDYQVDVDGEVFQVKVVPTGYMEIEPANQTPTGPVEGGVSSTMQGMILKLKVTTGDKVNEGDVVAVVEAMKMENNIHAPESGMVEEVFVEEGDTVNAGDPLMVIK, from the coding sequence ATGACTAAGATTAGGATCATTGAAACAGCGTACCGGGATGCCCATCAATCACTACTGGCCACCCGTATGAGGACCAGGGATATGTTGCCCATTGCCGAGGAAATGGACAAAGTGGGATACTTTTCACTGGAGTCCTGGGGAGGAGCAACCTTTGACTCCTGTATCCGCTACCTCAACGAAGACCCCTGGGAAAGGTTAAGAGAACTAAAAGAACATGTGACTAAGACCCCACTGCAGATGTTACTCCGGGGTCAGAACCTGGTGGGATACAAGCACTACCCGGATGATATCGTACGCAGATTTGTGGAGAAGTCCTACGAGAACGGGGTGGACGTTTTCAGGATATTTGATGCCTTGAACGACATTCGAAACATGGAAATGTCTATTAAGGTGGCCAAAGAACAGGGTGCTCATGTACAGGTTGTCATCAGTTACACCACCAGTCCCTACCACACTCTAGAGAAGTATGTGGAATTCGCCAAGGAATTAGAGGCTAAAGACTGTGATTCACTGGCTATAAAAGATATGGCCGGACTTATCTCTCCCCATGATACTTATGAACTTATTAAAACTCTTAAAGAAGAAACTAACCTACTTATTAACCTGCACTGTCACTGTACCAGCGGTATGACCCCCATGAGTTACTATGCAGCATGTGAAGCCGGAGTAGACCTTTTAGACACTGCAATTTCTCCACTGGCCTGGGGAGCCTCTCAACCCCCTACTGAGAGTATAGTGGCTGCCTTAAAAGACACCCCCTACGATACGGGACTGGATTTGAAGCTCTTAAACCGTATAAAGAAGTACTTCGAAGAGATTAGGAAAAAATACAGTGGCATACTAGACCCCATAACTGAGAGGGTTGATACTGACGTCTTAATATACCAAATACCCGGGGGAATGCTCTCTAACCTGGTTTCCCAGCTTAAAGAACAAAACGCCATGGACCGTTACCAGGACGTGCTGGATGAAATGCCCCGGGTCCGAAAGGAAATGGGCTATCCGCCCCTGGTAACCCCCACCAGCCAGATCGTAGGTATCCAGGCAGTTATGAATGTTCTGAGCGGAGAAAGATATAAAAACGTCACCCAAGAGGTTAAAGAGTACATGAAGGGCTTTTATGGTAGGCCACCAGCCCCCATAGATCCCGAGGTTTCCAAGAAGATCATCGGGGATGAAGAGGTCATAACCTGCCGGCCCGCCGACCTCCTGGAGCCGGGACTGGAGAAATGTCGCGCTGAGGCAGAAAAACTGGGTATTGTGAATAAAGAAGAAGATGTACTGACCTACGCCCTTTATCCTGCCGTGGCACCCAAGTTCCTTAGGGGAGAATTAGAAGAAGAACCCTTGGAACCTCCAAAAGAGGATGGTGCATCCAATGACACGGGAACTGTCCCCACCGATTACCAGGTCGATGTGGATGGAGAAGTTTTCCAAGTAAAGGTGGTTCCCACCGGTTACATGGAAATTGAGCCAGCAAACCAGACCCCCACAGGACCAGTGGAGGGCGGGGTCTCATCTACCATGCAGGGCATGATCCTCAAGTTAAAGGTTACAACAGGGGATAAAGTCAATGAAGGAGACGTTGTGGCTGTGGTAGAGGCCATGAAGATGGAAAATAACATACACGCCCCTGAATCTGGAATGGTAGAGGAAGTCTTCGTAGAGGAGGGTGACACCGTCAATGCCGGAGATCCCCTGATGGTTATAAAATAA
- a CDS encoding PQQ-dependent sugar dehydrogenase: MRRNLLIVGVILLVLVVAVGVYLTLPRQVQDTGNQTEVLAENLEVPWAMAFLPDGRMIFTERPGRVSILEGNQVKVVGNVNPTSTGESGLLGVAVDPEFGQNRYIYLYYTSGSFNRVSRFQLGERLENETILIENIPAAQIHDGGRLKFGPDGKLYITTGDASQRQLAQDTNSLAGKILRINPDGSIPSDNPFGSYVYSYGHRNPQGIAWGSNGIMYASEHGQSSNDEINIITSGSNYGWPNMEGNQTSPGMVSPLRAFTEFTLAPSGLAYSQGSLYLAGLRGNQLRRVRLSVDGRSVVGEEVLFHDLGRIRDVVEYGGYLYISTSNRDGRGIPKSGDDRIIRVKVS; the protein is encoded by the coding sequence ATGAGGAGAAATCTGCTGATAGTGGGGGTTATATTACTGGTTTTAGTGGTGGCTGTTGGAGTTTATTTGACATTACCTCGTCAGGTCCAGGATACAGGTAATCAGACTGAGGTGTTGGCTGAAAACCTGGAAGTGCCCTGGGCAATGGCATTTTTGCCAGACGGAAGGATGATATTCACTGAACGACCAGGGAGGGTAAGTATTCTGGAGGGTAATCAGGTTAAGGTGGTGGGAAACGTTAACCCCACTTCCACCGGTGAATCAGGTCTTTTAGGTGTGGCCGTGGATCCTGAATTTGGCCAAAACCGGTACATCTATCTTTATTACACCTCGGGCAGCTTCAATAGGGTGTCCCGCTTCCAATTAGGTGAAAGGTTAGAAAATGAGACCATATTAATAGAAAACATTCCCGCCGCCCAGATACATGATGGGGGCCGATTGAAATTCGGTCCTGATGGTAAACTGTACATTACCACAGGGGATGCTTCTCAACGGCAACTGGCCCAGGATACTAATTCACTGGCGGGTAAAATACTCCGAATCAATCCAGATGGCAGCATACCATCTGACAACCCCTTTGGAAGCTACGTGTACAGCTACGGACACCGCAACCCCCAGGGAATAGCTTGGGGTAGTAATGGTATTATGTATGCTTCTGAACATGGTCAGAGTAGTAACGATGAGATCAACATCATCACCAGCGGTTCCAACTATGGCTGGCCCAACATGGAAGGTAATCAGACCTCCCCCGGTATGGTTTCACCCTTACGTGCCTTTACCGAATTCACCCTGGCCCCGTCTGGATTGGCCTACTCCCAGGGAAGCCTTTATCTGGCTGGTTTAAGGGGGAATCAGCTTAGAAGAGTAAGATTGTCGGTGGATGGAAGATCTGTGGTGGGGGAAGAGGTTTTGTTCCATGATCTGGGCCGTATTAGGGATGTGGTAGAGTATGGTGGTTACCTCTACATCTCCACTTCTAATCGGGATGGTCGGGGTATTCCTAAATCAGGAGATGATCGGATCATAAGGGTGAAGGTAAGTTAA
- the queC gene encoding 7-cyano-7-deazaguanine synthase QueC, translating into MNLKPRAISVLSGGLDSTVATTYLKDHYQIHAVTFNYGQRSAEMEIKSSQAICDALDIEHTVIDLPWLAALGNSALTSQEEVPQIGMDQLDNKELCDQTARKVWVPGRNIVFTAIATSFAESEGAKAIIVGWDQEEAATFPDNSQGFLKAFNKVLEIGSPDEIEIEAPLINLEKTGIVELGDRVDAPLHLSYSCYLGGEEHCGTCESCMRRKRAFYKSGVVDRTVYSD; encoded by the coding sequence ATGAATTTAAAACCTAGGGCCATATCCGTCCTATCCGGTGGTTTGGATTCCACAGTGGCCACTACCTACCTTAAAGATCATTACCAGATCCATGCTGTGACCTTTAATTATGGTCAACGAAGTGCTGAAATGGAGATAAAGTCATCCCAGGCCATATGTGATGCCTTGGACATCGAGCACACGGTCATCGACCTTCCCTGGTTAGCTGCTCTGGGAAACTCAGCCCTCACCAGCCAAGAAGAGGTCCCCCAAATTGGGATGGATCAACTGGATAATAAGGAACTCTGTGACCAGACTGCCCGTAAAGTGTGGGTTCCTGGACGTAACATTGTATTCACAGCCATTGCAACTTCATTTGCAGAGTCTGAAGGAGCCAAAGCCATAATAGTGGGCTGGGATCAGGAAGAAGCAGCCACCTTTCCTGATAACTCCCAAGGGTTCCTGAAAGCATTCAATAAAGTCCTGGAAATAGGTTCCCCGGATGAAATAGAAATAGAGGCCCCGCTTATCAATCTGGAAAAGACTGGGATAGTGGAATTAGGAGATAGGGTTGATGCCCCTCTGCATTTGAGTTACTCGTGTTACCTGGGTGGGGAGGAGCATTGTGGGACTTGTGAATCCTGTATGAGGCGTAAGAGGGCTTTTTATAAGTCTGGAGTTGTTGATAGAACTGTATACAGTGATTAG
- a CDS encoding phosphatidylglycerophosphatase A, which yields MEVKLCTDDFNLVMNQNEVILEGKKDFILFGRSKNFNGWGKFRSLSNHVLEVDVTGDKLDEERYIADLVLKKELPEPAAVILTPSTRIKNEMVTIGPVSTIISAGESRTGTAIFENIFISTMVLVDRVLDQGTLLKLILNIQNTLSTVLWELGAIDGAHLKNQPMPILILCKGLETQENPDEIQEIEEFAHQCVLKATRLALEDAGYPLSITQFLNASGVGIDDLVAAGTELLVGVDDSPELRVKIKGQLIKALQDINVISLVLAGIRVEDDYQRHRVLGVDVDDDPAYLYADEVLGMAIANQIAGTKAIFNFKRYDEKKPGIISKLGPMLDDVCAGLVAGCMSKIFEE from the coding sequence ATGGAAGTAAAGCTATGTACCGATGATTTTAATCTGGTAATGAACCAGAATGAGGTTATTTTAGAGGGAAAAAAGGATTTTATCCTATTCGGGAGGTCGAAGAACTTTAATGGTTGGGGAAAGTTCAGATCACTTTCCAATCATGTTCTGGAAGTAGATGTCACTGGGGATAAATTAGACGAAGAAAGATATATTGCAGATCTGGTTTTAAAAAAAGAACTACCTGAGCCAGCAGCAGTTATCCTAACCCCCTCCACAAGAATAAAAAATGAAATGGTGACCATTGGGCCAGTTTCTACCATTATCAGTGCCGGTGAGTCACGAACAGGAACTGCAATTTTTGAAAATATTTTTATCTCCACCATGGTGCTTGTAGACCGTGTTCTGGACCAAGGCACCCTTCTAAAACTAATACTTAACATTCAAAATACCCTATCAACTGTTTTATGGGAATTAGGTGCTATCGATGGTGCCCATCTCAAAAACCAACCTATGCCCATTTTAATTTTGTGTAAAGGTTTAGAAACCCAGGAAAATCCCGATGAAATTCAGGAAATAGAAGAATTCGCCCACCAATGCGTATTGAAAGCTACCCGTTTAGCCCTGGAGGATGCGGGGTATCCACTTTCCATAACCCAATTTTTGAATGCATCCGGGGTGGGAATAGATGACCTGGTGGCGGCCGGGACAGAACTTCTGGTAGGTGTAGATGACAGTCCTGAACTTCGAGTAAAGATTAAAGGGCAATTAATAAAAGCTTTACAGGACATAAACGTGATTTCGTTAGTCCTGGCGGGCATTAGGGTAGAAGATGATTACCAGCGTCATCGGGTGCTGGGCGTGGATGTGGATGATGATCCGGCCTATTTGTATGCAGACGAGGTCTTGGGAATGGCCATTGCCAATCAAATAGCCGGTACCAAGGCCATATTCAATTTTAAAAGGTATGATGAGAAAAAACCGGGCATAATTAGCAAACTGGGCCCTATGCTGGATGACGTGTGCGCGGGATTAGTGGCCGGCTGCATGTCCAAAATATTCGAGGAATAA
- the larC gene encoding nickel pincer cofactor biosynthesis protein LarC, translating into MVVIIDPQNAGIAGNMVLSALIDLGADINGTKSVMEYFTSPFGHIDIKLEKLNKGGLAATHAKIDAEDQDSIKYVKLVKILKNTKPEEMPSGAFDLSMNVFKTLARAEARVHGVDLEDVHFHEVGAADAVADVMGSAYAFYDLKLNLHKVYGLPVAMGGGMKKTKHGLMSIPAPATLEILKNTPTQGGPVSEELTTPTGAALYVNLVDEYCQFQPFLTSKRAGYGAGKMDLHFPNVLRIIKGASALPTDQVAILETNLDNVSGEILGNLFQKLMAQGALDVSMIPVLMKKNRPGHLLRVIVRPQDCDRISEAIIRETGTLGVRVMPFVHRNILEREIIPLEFELAGSYEKIRIKVGKIGNEIINTAPEYEDARQIAEKMQIPIKEVIRMADEAFWHHISREQII; encoded by the coding sequence ATGGTAGTAATTATCGACCCCCAAAATGCAGGAATAGCAGGTAATATGGTTTTAAGCGCATTAATTGACCTGGGGGCTGATATAAATGGCACGAAAAGTGTTATGGAATATTTTACTTCTCCTTTTGGCCATATCGATATAAAACTGGAAAAGTTAAATAAAGGAGGTTTGGCTGCTACCCATGCTAAGATTGACGCTGAGGACCAGGATTCAATTAAATATGTAAAACTGGTTAAGATTTTAAAGAATACAAAACCTGAAGAAATGCCTTCTGGGGCATTTGATCTTTCCATGAATGTTTTCAAAACCCTGGCCCGGGCTGAAGCTCGGGTGCATGGTGTTGATTTAGAAGATGTTCATTTCCATGAGGTGGGTGCTGCAGACGCGGTGGCCGATGTAATGGGCTCCGCCTATGCCTTTTATGATTTAAAATTAAACTTACATAAGGTATATGGCCTGCCAGTTGCCATGGGTGGGGGTATGAAAAAAACTAAACATGGATTGATGAGTATACCCGCCCCTGCTACTCTGGAAATCTTAAAAAACACACCAACCCAGGGTGGCCCGGTATCCGAAGAGCTCACCACCCCCACCGGTGCAGCCTTATACGTAAATCTGGTGGATGAATACTGTCAGTTTCAGCCCTTCTTGACCAGCAAGAGAGCTGGCTATGGGGCGGGTAAAATGGATCTGCACTTTCCCAATGTTCTAAGGATAATTAAAGGGGCCTCGGCCCTTCCCACGGATCAAGTGGCCATCTTGGAGACCAACTTAGATAATGTTTCCGGAGAGATATTGGGAAATCTTTTCCAAAAGTTAATGGCTCAGGGAGCATTGGATGTTTCCATGATACCAGTATTAATGAAAAAAAATCGTCCCGGCCACCTGCTGCGGGTAATTGTCCGTCCACAGGATTGTGACAGGATATCTGAGGCCATTATACGAGAGACAGGTACTTTAGGCGTTAGAGTCATGCCGTTTGTCCATAGGAACATCCTGGAGAGGGAGATCATCCCCCTAGAATTTGAACTAGCTGGAAGTTATGAAAAAATTCGCATAAAAGTGGGAAAGATTGGCAATGAAATTATAAACACCGCCCCTGAATATGAAGACGCACGTCAGATAGCAGAAAAGATGCAAATCCCCATTAAAGAGGTAATCCGGATGGCGGATGAGGCATTTTGGCACCACATCTCCCGGGAACAAATAATCTAA
- the cobS gene encoding adenosylcobinamide-GDP ribazoletransferase has translation MASKVRLDAPVRKGEGNKSNRINGWKGFLGLVSFSTILPLNIHTSIQEMARFTWTWPLIGGFIGILVGLVAFLITGVIHLPQLISAALIYSFAIIITGLHHLDGLIDFGDGLMAHGNPQRRIEIMRDQRIGTGGLSSLLIVALVTVTSLSALPVELLVMIIVVSEIAAKLGLVTCATFSRPSGDGTGTHFIENMSPRLLGISLTICILIGYFAVQYTGITGILGGVVMGLIMAMIARRKFKYTTGDILGATNELSRMLALLVMVLILTMG, from the coding sequence ATGGCAAGTAAAGTTAGATTAGATGCCCCAGTTCGAAAAGGTGAAGGTAATAAAAGTAACAGGATCAACGGTTGGAAAGGGTTCCTGGGACTGGTCTCTTTCTCCACCATACTACCCTTAAATATTCATACCAGCATACAGGAAATGGCAAGATTTACTTGGACCTGGCCATTAATTGGTGGTTTCATTGGAATATTAGTAGGTTTAGTGGCCTTTCTGATTACAGGTGTAATACACCTACCCCAATTGATATCTGCTGCCCTGATATACAGCTTCGCCATCATCATTACCGGGTTACACCACCTGGACGGGCTGATAGACTTTGGAGACGGGCTTATGGCCCATGGAAATCCCCAAAGACGAATAGAAATTATGAGGGATCAAAGGATTGGGACCGGAGGACTTTCATCTCTTTTAATTGTAGCCCTTGTAACTGTGACATCCCTATCGGCACTTCCGGTGGAGCTATTGGTAATGATAATTGTTGTATCTGAAATAGCAGCCAAGTTAGGCCTGGTAACCTGTGCCACTTTTTCCAGACCCTCAGGTGATGGTACCGGCACCCATTTCATAGAAAATATGAGTCCCAGATTATTGGGCATTTCCCTGACTATATGCATCCTCATAGGATATTTTGCAGTGCAGTACACTGGAATAACCGGAATATTAGGAGGCGTTGTTATGGGCCTGATCATGGCCATGATAGCCCGTCGAAAGTTCAAATACACCACAGGCGATATATTGGGGGCTACAAATGAATTATCCCGAATGTTGGCCCTGCTCGTAATGGTTTTAATCCTGACTATGGGGTGA
- a CDS encoding DUF6541 family protein: protein MELKKYGKYALAIPTVVALLLALIPTLKYQWPLSWDIIYHVQYAKVYSQYGLTLTTPLLNAPVGQKIGYPPLFHFLLAGLGNLFQTDYFQVARSLQPVLTALVVFSTSYVAYKFYGKLAGVSAGFILISSYLFKRMILPVPENLALIFIPLAVYLYYLSIRDNRVKIAVLSGLILILIMGIHLAAALTLLLTVSAISLVELVYYRDVEVFKSYGAFLLPPILTLIIVVMGLLFLYPEVFGSVLAQGITAATGFATSLVTNRPLSIPGYLGNLGPLACVFGLLGLIRALKQPRKKDLFIIVWIVAMLLLSVSYLIGINVISYRVMIYILIPLSILAGLGLHQFYNHLKNYHRSSSPRFRCTVMVLIFILATLSGFLTVSSQDIASFSVKSDYGDIQIAPPSDAELDLASWFQENGNQNRSILISNQFTGMFLATQAGVPMHYGFEYYGLKSLPTATLDAMMNESIGYIVYDKKLVLSPPDESKLHIKRVYYEFFPLFYFSQDIEKNIDQIKPDYTQLVYENQEFIVCQVVYT, encoded by the coding sequence ATGGAACTGAAAAAATACGGTAAATACGCGCTGGCCATCCCCACAGTGGTGGCTCTACTGCTGGCACTGATCCCCACCCTGAAGTATCAATGGCCCCTCAGCTGGGACATCATCTACCACGTTCAGTATGCAAAGGTTTACTCCCAATACGGGTTAACATTAACCACTCCCCTATTAAACGCTCCAGTGGGGCAAAAAATAGGTTATCCTCCTCTTTTCCACTTCCTGTTGGCTGGTCTTGGAAATTTATTCCAGACTGACTACTTCCAGGTCGCGCGCTCATTACAACCAGTTCTAACCGCTTTGGTAGTTTTTTCAACTTCCTATGTAGCTTATAAGTTCTATGGAAAACTGGCTGGGGTGTCGGCCGGGTTTATACTCATATCCAGCTATCTTTTCAAAAGGATGATCCTTCCAGTACCAGAAAACCTGGCCCTGATCTTCATTCCCCTGGCTGTTTATCTTTACTATCTATCCATAAGAGATAATCGAGTTAAAATAGCAGTTTTATCGGGTTTAATACTGATATTGATCATGGGGATCCATTTGGCAGCGGCCTTAACCCTGTTATTAACGGTTAGCGCTATCAGTCTAGTTGAATTAGTGTATTACCGGGATGTGGAAGTATTTAAGAGTTATGGAGCATTCTTATTGCCCCCAATATTAACCCTAATCATTGTTGTCATGGGATTGTTATTCCTGTACCCAGAGGTATTTGGATCGGTTTTAGCTCAGGGAATAACTGCCGCAACTGGCTTTGCAACCTCGCTGGTTACTAACCGCCCCTTAAGTATCCCAGGTTACCTTGGAAATTTAGGGCCTTTAGCATGTGTTTTTGGACTCTTAGGATTAATAAGAGCACTAAAGCAGCCTAGAAAAAAGGATCTGTTCATTATCGTCTGGATAGTAGCCATGCTCCTTCTGAGCGTTTCTTACCTTATCGGTATCAACGTTATATCCTATCGGGTGATGATCTACATCCTCATACCCCTCTCCATACTGGCGGGGTTGGGCCTTCATCAATTTTATAATCATCTGAAAAATTACCATCGTTCATCCTCCCCACGATTCAGGTGTACCGTTATGGTACTGATATTTATACTGGCTACCTTAAGCGGATTTTTAACAGTCAGCAGTCAGGATATTGCTTCTTTTTCCGTTAAGAGCGACTATGGTGATATCCAAATCGCGCCGCCATCTGACGCCGAGCTGGATCTCGCCAGTTGGTTCCAGGAAAATGGCAATCAAAACCGTTCCATCCTTATATCCAACCAGTTCACGGGAATGTTCCTGGCCACCCAGGCAGGGGTGCCTATGCACTACGGTTTTGAGTATTATGGCCTTAAAAGTCTACCTACAGCCACCTTAGATGCCATGATGAATGAAAGCATCGGTTATATTGTATATGATAAAAAACTGGTCCTATCACCACCAGATGAAAGCAAACTGCATATTAAAAGGGTTTATTACGAGTTTTTCCCCCTGTTCTACTTCAGCCAGGACATTGAAAAAAACATAGATCAGATTAAGCCAGACTACACCCAATTGGTCTACGAAAACCAGGAATTCATCGTTTGCCAGGTGGTTTATACCTAA